From the genome of Streptomyces sp. NBC_01341, one region includes:
- a CDS encoding GOLPH3/VPS74 family protein, with protein MGRSRRTIPEELLLLALDPTTGTTAQPQSLDLGLAGAQLVELALAGRIAPDGDRIAVVMPRPTGDPTLDSALELLRRRGSPVRAVHWIGGPRLGLRQIYLAHLERCGMVHAVAGQMCGVLPTTRYQATDTAISRDIRTRLDSAIRTGVPPDPRTAALAALAHAVGLGKHLYPGNEGRSSRSRLRDLIRHDPMGGLVAHAVMDVQNGAAVQPRRNQQTAGVPLQPQAQASRGSMAHTSVH; from the coding sequence ATGGGCAGGAGCCGCAGAACAATTCCGGAGGAGCTTCTGCTGCTCGCTCTGGACCCGACCACGGGTACCACAGCGCAGCCGCAGTCGCTCGACCTCGGCCTGGCCGGGGCACAGCTAGTGGAGCTGGCTCTGGCAGGACGGATAGCCCCTGACGGGGATCGTATAGCCGTGGTGATGCCACGGCCGACAGGAGATCCGACTCTGGACTCCGCACTGGAGCTGCTGCGCCGTCGTGGCAGTCCGGTTCGGGCGGTCCACTGGATCGGCGGGCCCCGGCTGGGACTTCGCCAGATCTACCTCGCTCATCTGGAGCGGTGCGGCATGGTGCATGCCGTGGCGGGCCAGATGTGCGGAGTGCTGCCGACGACTCGCTACCAGGCGACGGACACGGCGATCAGCCGCGACATCAGAACACGGCTGGACAGTGCGATCCGTACCGGTGTACCGCCGGACCCGCGGACCGCGGCGCTCGCCGCACTGGCCCACGCGGTCGGACTCGGCAAGCATCTGTACCCCGGGAACGAGGGGCGCTCGTCGCGCTCCCGGCTCCGGGACCTGATCAGGCACGACCCGATGGGCGGCCTCGTGGCGCATGCCGTGATGGACGTCCAGAACGGTGCGGCCGTCCAGCCGCGCCGTAACCAGCAGACGGCGGGCGTGCCGTTGCAGCCGCAAGCGCAGGCAAGTCGCGGCAGCATGGCGCACACCTCCGTGCACTGA
- a CDS encoding D-alanyl-D-alanine carboxypeptidase has product MAGESPDKSEQRKSSGTTEERDPRLAVFREPVAAAGGGTRGGTAGAGADGETDTRTAVFRVPRSADAGPSEDVSAVGSAPAGSLSEGDAEPGESPTASKGSGEAPEGRTEAEEAAEAEEGAEGAAEPPTARTDAQESGTEESAVEPDAADAADPSGPSSGTSDDESEVKTEAAASEPDVEAEADGPAPTDARLRAAVAAWVSGDDEAADGDGPADGDSGTAAAPAAAEPEAEDEPEAEGEADVEAEKTDDEAADDATASEPAVADTSAAVTASDDAPRVPKSREESSPAEKPEKADKAEKSDEAEKAEKAEATENPEKVEKADSADDERGIDHPTAVFKAPRVDRVDQPTTALKLPSKKKETGSKSAPGSPAATGRPGTPKPSRTPETPAERTSRFVPLRSDDVRPAPPVVGPTVTPDISAGAAAPAGTRPALTEAERTRQQPMPPKPPLDLLAELTNTPPPVETPVRTAVRRVKIWTPLLLLALIIFAIAQAVRPLPDPALTLSADPTFTFGGDKLDMPWPEEGQGAVEVEGVGTIGSYGKEESAPIASVAKIMTAYVILQGHPITGKQNGERIEVDAKAGEEANRPDESTAPIKEGQKYTERQMLQLLMIPSGNNVARLLARWDATTEKAFVEKMNAAAKDLGMTNSVYTDPSGLESTTRSTPADQLKLARAVTRNDVFRDIVNMPQADIPGIGKTIYNNNNILLEPGVSGIKTGSSTPAGGNLVWTAETVVDGKTRRIIGAVMGADLDGTLDAKLQRAIHNSLELIQTAQKGVDSATVVKKGQVVGYVDNGFGVRTPVVATKDLKAVGWGGLEVKLDLSAGDEPLKQAAKAGTVVGQVTVGTGTGKVTAPVALQDGMTEPGFNDKLTRIT; this is encoded by the coding sequence GTGGCGGGCGAGTCCCCCGACAAGTCGGAGCAGCGGAAGTCGTCGGGGACGACTGAGGAGCGCGATCCGCGTCTCGCCGTGTTCCGTGAACCGGTCGCCGCGGCGGGCGGCGGCACCCGGGGCGGCACGGCAGGCGCAGGGGCGGACGGCGAGACGGACACCAGGACCGCGGTCTTCCGCGTCCCGCGCTCCGCGGACGCCGGCCCGTCGGAAGACGTCTCGGCCGTAGGTTCCGCTCCCGCGGGGTCCCTGTCCGAAGGTGACGCGGAGCCCGGGGAGTCGCCCACGGCTTCGAAGGGCTCCGGGGAGGCCCCTGAGGGCCGCACGGAGGCCGAGGAGGCCGCCGAGGCGGAGGAGGGGGCCGAAGGGGCTGCCGAGCCGCCCACGGCGCGTACGGACGCGCAGGAGTCCGGCACGGAGGAGTCCGCCGTGGAGCCGGACGCGGCTGATGCTGCGGATCCGTCCGGCCCGTCGTCCGGCACGTCCGACGACGAGTCCGAGGTGAAGACCGAGGCCGCCGCTTCGGAGCCCGATGTCGAAGCCGAAGCTGACGGTCCGGCCCCGACCGACGCCCGGCTGCGCGCCGCCGTCGCGGCGTGGGTCTCGGGTGACGACGAAGCCGCAGATGGGGATGGTCCCGCCGACGGTGACTCCGGGACCGCCGCAGCCCCGGCCGCAGCTGAGCCTGAGGCCGAAGACGAGCCCGAGGCTGAAGGCGAAGCAGACGTCGAGGCCGAGAAGACCGACGACGAGGCCGCCGACGACGCGACGGCCTCCGAACCCGCCGTCGCCGACACCTCGGCCGCCGTCACCGCATCCGACGACGCCCCCCGTGTCCCGAAGAGCAGGGAAGAGTCCTCCCCGGCCGAGAAGCCGGAGAAGGCCGACAAGGCCGAGAAGTCGGACGAAGCCGAGAAGGCAGAGAAGGCGGAGGCGACCGAGAACCCGGAGAAGGTCGAGAAGGCCGATTCCGCGGATGACGAGCGAGGAATCGATCATCCGACCGCCGTCTTCAAGGCGCCGCGCGTCGACCGGGTCGACCAGCCCACGACCGCGCTGAAGCTGCCGTCGAAGAAGAAGGAGACCGGGAGCAAGTCCGCCCCCGGCAGCCCCGCGGCCACCGGGAGGCCCGGGACGCCCAAGCCCTCCAGGACCCCGGAGACCCCCGCGGAGCGGACCAGCAGGTTCGTACCGCTGCGCTCCGACGACGTACGCCCCGCACCTCCGGTGGTCGGTCCCACGGTCACACCGGACATCTCGGCGGGGGCCGCGGCCCCGGCCGGCACCAGGCCCGCGCTGACCGAGGCCGAGCGGACCAGGCAGCAGCCCATGCCGCCCAAGCCGCCGCTCGACCTGCTGGCGGAGCTGACGAACACACCGCCGCCCGTGGAGACCCCTGTCCGCACGGCGGTGCGCCGGGTCAAGATCTGGACGCCGCTGCTCCTGCTCGCGCTGATCATCTTTGCGATCGCGCAGGCGGTACGCCCGCTTCCCGACCCGGCCCTGACACTGTCCGCGGACCCGACCTTCACCTTCGGGGGCGACAAGCTGGACATGCCGTGGCCGGAGGAGGGCCAGGGCGCCGTCGAGGTCGAGGGCGTCGGCACCATCGGTTCGTACGGCAAGGAGGAGTCCGCGCCGATCGCGAGCGTCGCCAAGATCATGACGGCGTACGTGATCCTCCAGGGGCACCCCATCACCGGCAAGCAGAACGGTGAGCGGATCGAGGTGGACGCGAAGGCGGGCGAAGAGGCCAACCGGCCCGACGAGTCGACGGCCCCCATCAAGGAGGGACAGAAGTACACGGAGCGCCAGATGCTCCAGCTGCTGATGATCCCCTCCGGGAACAACGTGGCACGGCTGCTCGCCCGCTGGGACGCCACAACCGAGAAGGCGTTCGTCGAGAAGATGAACGCGGCGGCGAAGGACCTCGGGATGACGAACTCGGTCTACACCGACCCGAGCGGTCTCGAGTCCACCACCCGGTCGACCCCGGCCGACCAGCTCAAGCTCGCCAGGGCGGTCACGCGGAACGACGTATTCCGCGACATCGTCAACATGCCCCAGGCCGACATCCCGGGCATCGGCAAGACGATCTACAACAACAACAACATCCTGCTGGAACCCGGCGTGAGCGGCATCAAGACCGGCTCGTCGACCCCTGCGGGCGGCAACCTCGTCTGGACCGCCGAGACGGTCGTCGACGGCAAGACGCGCCGGATCATCGGCGCCGTGATGGGCGCGGACCTGGACGGCACCCTGGACGCGAAACTGCAGCGGGCCATACACAACAGCCTCGAACTGATCCAGACCGCACAGAAGGGCGTCGACTCCGCCACCGTCGTGAAGAAGGGCCAGGTCGTCGGCTACGTCGACAACGGCTTCGGGGTCCGCACCCCCGTGGTCGCCACCAAGGACCTGAAGGCGGTCGGCTGGGGCGGCCTCGAGGTGAAGCTCGACCTGAGCGCCGGTGACGAGCCGCTGAAGCAGGCGGCGAAAGCCGGCACGGTCGTCGGACAGGTGACGGTCGGCACCGGCACGGGCAAGGTCACGGCGCCCGTCGCCCTGCAGGACGGGATGACGGAACCGGGCTTCAACGACAAGCTCACCCGCATCACCTGA
- a CDS encoding MFS transporter codes for MTTAEPTRADHGPPVERLTVRIPAQAAGGGDGPHTSTRSRLRRHPVLTTTVVAAAVHLLWFLFFANSGGDIAAQDAWAEFVGRHPGTAYNLAWYGGMHPVSYSVVSPYLMSVLGVRTTMMVVGTVSSALTALILVRVPAVRNPLACALAGVFAYLCNALSGRVTFGLGMMFALGAVAAVFCWPHRWRYRRWAKAVVAAPLAALATAGSPVAGLFLGVVAAALFLNKRRPGAYAIGLPPVVVVVLSAWLFPFSGTQPMSLGTLSLPFVFSVLVFLLVPRDWHTVRTAAAVYGVGTLLTYVVDSQIGSNVSRMAMLFAGVVLLAALPYTTRHSRHWYALLIVFVGLNFWIGFKGVDDILRTAPTASWNRELAPLVHQLQKAGAERGRVEVVPASSHREASALAPYVNLARGWNRQADMKRNPLFYDDTLDAVNYREWLDRWAVHYVVLPTGDPDSGAEQEAGLVEEGQPYLKAVWSDANWKLFRVLDPVPLADPPATVERAGDDELTIRVQSAGRVLIRIPYSRWLAVVDDKGKSVERPQETEASKKRSAEDGDAPKDFVNDHGCLIKVDEDGDGDEWTELLAPRPGVYRLAAPYQLQPGTPCPEELR; via the coding sequence GTGACCACCGCTGAGCCGACGAGAGCTGACCACGGCCCGCCCGTCGAACGCCTGACCGTCCGGATCCCGGCCCAGGCCGCCGGGGGCGGTGACGGGCCGCACACGTCGACCCGGAGCCGGCTACGGCGCCACCCGGTCCTGACCACGACCGTCGTCGCCGCGGCCGTGCACCTGCTCTGGTTCCTCTTCTTCGCGAACAGCGGCGGGGACATCGCCGCCCAGGACGCCTGGGCCGAGTTCGTCGGCCGCCACCCCGGAACCGCGTACAACCTCGCCTGGTACGGGGGTATGCACCCCGTCTCGTACAGCGTGGTGTCGCCGTACCTGATGTCGGTGCTCGGCGTGCGCACGACGATGATGGTCGTCGGCACGGTGTCGTCGGCGCTCACCGCGCTGATCCTGGTGCGGGTGCCCGCCGTCCGTAACCCGCTCGCCTGTGCGCTCGCCGGGGTCTTCGCCTACCTGTGCAACGCCCTGTCCGGGCGGGTGACGTTCGGGCTCGGCATGATGTTCGCGCTCGGGGCGGTCGCCGCCGTCTTCTGCTGGCCCCACCGGTGGCGGTACCGGCGCTGGGCGAAGGCGGTGGTGGCAGCCCCGCTCGCCGCACTGGCCACAGCGGGCAGCCCGGTCGCCGGGCTCTTCCTCGGCGTGGTCGCCGCGGCGCTCTTCCTGAACAAACGACGCCCCGGGGCGTACGCGATCGGCCTGCCCCCCGTGGTGGTCGTCGTCCTGTCCGCGTGGCTGTTCCCCTTCTCGGGTACGCAGCCGATGTCGCTCGGGACCCTGTCCCTGCCGTTCGTCTTCTCCGTCCTGGTGTTCCTCCTGGTGCCCCGGGACTGGCACACCGTGCGCACGGCCGCCGCGGTGTACGGCGTCGGGACCCTGCTGACCTACGTGGTCGACTCCCAGATCGGCTCGAACGTGTCGCGCATGGCGATGCTGTTCGCCGGTGTCGTCCTGCTCGCGGCGCTGCCGTACACGACCCGCCACAGCCGGCACTGGTACGCGCTGCTGATCGTCTTCGTGGGTCTGAACTTCTGGATCGGCTTCAAGGGCGTCGACGACATCCTCCGCACCGCCCCCACCGCCTCCTGGAACCGTGAACTGGCGCCGCTGGTCCACCAGCTCCAGAAGGCCGGCGCGGAGCGGGGCCGCGTCGAGGTGGTCCCCGCCAGCAGCCACCGGGAGGCCTCCGCGCTCGCGCCGTACGTGAATCTGGCCCGGGGCTGGAACCGGCAGGCCGACATGAAGCGCAACCCGCTCTTCTACGACGACACCCTCGACGCCGTGAACTACCGCGAGTGGCTCGACCGCTGGGCCGTCCACTACGTGGTGCTGCCGACGGGGGATCCGGACAGTGGCGCGGAGCAGGAGGCGGGGCTCGTCGAGGAGGGCCAGCCGTACCTGAAGGCGGTCTGGAGCGACGCCAACTGGAAGCTGTTCCGGGTCCTGGACCCGGTGCCGCTCGCCGATCCGCCGGCGACGGTGGAGCGCGCCGGCGACGACGAGCTGACGATCCGGGTGCAGTCCGCCGGCCGGGTCCTGATCCGCATCCCGTACTCCCGCTGGCTCGCCGTCGTCGACGACAAGGGGAAGAGCGTGGAGCGGCCGCAGGAGACCGAGGCATCCAAGAAGCGGTCCGCCGAAGACGGGGACGCGCCCAAGGACTTCGTCAACGACCACGGCTGCCTGATCAAGGTCGACGAGGACGGGGACGGCGACGAGTGGACCGAACTCCTCGCACCACGTCCCGGTGTCTACCGCCTTGCGGCGCCCTACCAGCTGCAGCCGGGCACGCCGTGCCCGGAAGAACTGCGCTGA
- a CDS encoding adhesin: MKCQHCGGERVGPLPGMVCPECGSVARSPRESSSWIARETVMGRVSLLTRRRKALLAAGVVMAAGSLATAVSLLAAGDGPGRPEATGRAGAVPAPIGAGGAPTRIGPGDTDAPPVSGDGGPPADPTAGSPVPSAEPGDYRFSEWAGPGCTSGDYAERGRFENGDAGWYTVESGGFEGTTCDGRFSAVPMSGNPTEDRGSSAVWAWHLGDGFRECALTVFVPRSVRDRDVAGNPTVYRVLSDPHDADSAYTGFAVRQPEHRGSAVDVRSYPVKGDTFAVQMLDRGRDWGDEALVGAHHAAAQIKASCR, encoded by the coding sequence ATGAAGTGCCAACATTGCGGCGGCGAACGCGTCGGCCCGCTGCCGGGCATGGTCTGCCCGGAGTGCGGGTCCGTGGCCCGCTCGCCCCGTGAGAGCAGTTCCTGGATCGCGCGGGAGACGGTGATGGGCAGGGTCTCCCTGCTCACCAGGCGCCGAAAGGCCCTGCTGGCGGCGGGAGTCGTGATGGCCGCGGGCAGCCTGGCCACCGCTGTGTCGCTGCTCGCCGCGGGGGACGGGCCCGGACGTCCCGAGGCGACGGGCCGGGCCGGCGCCGTACCCGCACCCATCGGTGCGGGCGGGGCCCCCACCCGCATCGGACCCGGCGACACCGATGCTCCCCCCGTCTCCGGGGACGGCGGGCCGCCCGCCGATCCGACGGCGGGGAGCCCGGTGCCGTCCGCGGAGCCGGGCGACTACCGCTTCTCCGAATGGGCGGGGCCCGGCTGCACATCGGGTGACTACGCGGAGCGCGGGCGGTTCGAGAACGGCGACGCGGGGTGGTACACCGTCGAGTCCGGCGGCTTCGAGGGGACCACCTGCGACGGCCGGTTCAGCGCCGTCCCGATGTCCGGAAACCCGACCGAGGACCGGGGGAGCAGCGCGGTCTGGGCCTGGCACCTCGGCGACGGCTTCCGCGAGTGCGCGCTGACGGTCTTCGTGCCACGCAGCGTCCGAGACCGCGACGTGGCGGGCAACCCCACCGTGTACCGGGTGCTCTCCGATCCGCACGACGCGGACTCGGCCTACACGGGCTTCGCCGTGCGCCAGCCGGAACACCGGGGCAGCGCCGTCGACGTACGGAGCTACCCCGTCAAGGGCGACACCTTCGCGGTGCAGATGCTCGACCGGGGCCGTGACTGGGGCGACGAGGCACTGGTCGGCGCGCACCACGCGGCGGCGCAGATCAAGGCGTCCTGCCGCTGA
- a CDS encoding aminoglycoside phosphotransferase family protein gives MHAKETKTDTALVRRLLAAQFPAWADLAVEPVTSHGTVNAIYRLGPDMAVRLPRIEGGSQDVATEHRWLPRLAPHLPHAVPAPLGLGVPGEGYPWSWSVCRWLDGTNPAAGSGGVELARELAKFVRALRAADPTDAPPAYRSEPLAARDAATRDALQTLDGVIDTAAAAGIWAQALRAPGPRGPAVWVHGDLQPGNVLVADGRLSAVIDFGCMGLADPAVDLIAAWCLLPPGPRRTFRTETSTAAAAVTGAAAEGEAGAAVDAAAWARGRGWALSVALMELSYYRTSNPVMASTARHVIGEILTDGGGTEDRW, from the coding sequence ATGCACGCCAAGGAGACGAAGACCGACACGGCGCTCGTACGACGCCTGCTGGCAGCACAGTTCCCCGCCTGGGCGGACCTGGCCGTCGAGCCGGTCACCTCCCACGGGACGGTCAACGCGATCTACCGGCTGGGCCCGGACATGGCGGTGCGGCTGCCCCGTATCGAGGGCGGCTCGCAGGACGTGGCCACCGAGCACCGCTGGCTGCCCCGTCTCGCCCCGCACCTCCCTCACGCCGTACCCGCGCCCCTGGGCCTCGGTGTGCCGGGCGAGGGGTACCCGTGGTCCTGGTCGGTATGCCGCTGGCTCGACGGCACGAACCCGGCGGCGGGCTCCGGCGGCGTCGAACTCGCGCGGGAACTGGCGAAGTTCGTGCGAGCCCTGCGCGCGGCCGACCCCACGGACGCCCCGCCGGCCTACCGCAGCGAACCGCTGGCCGCCCGGGACGCGGCCACCCGTGACGCCCTGCAGACACTGGACGGGGTGATCGACACCGCCGCGGCGGCCGGCATCTGGGCCCAGGCCCTGCGCGCGCCCGGACCGCGGGGCCCGGCGGTGTGGGTCCACGGCGATCTGCAGCCCGGCAACGTCCTGGTCGCCGACGGCCGGCTCAGCGCGGTCATCGACTTCGGCTGCATGGGCCTGGCCGACCCGGCGGTGGACCTGATCGCGGCCTGGTGCCTGCTGCCGCCCGGACCGCGACGGACCTTCCGCACGGAGACATCGACAGCGGCAGCGGCCGTGACGGGGGCGGCGGCCGAGGGTGAGGCGGGGGCGGCGGTGGACGCGGCGGCGTGGGCACGGGGCCGGGGCTGGGCGCTCTCGGTCGCGCTCATGGAACTCTCGTACTACCGGACGTCGAACCCGGTGATGGCGTCCACGGCACGGCATGTGATCGGCGAGATCCTGACGGACGGGGGAGGAACGGAGGACAGGTGGTGA
- a CDS encoding DUF1963 domain-containing protein, with translation MPGFIRGQGARRRDLPSQPPFGLRYLESEGSHCTFGRPDTAYTLTVSPRDADHPSVHLLQPAEDTELGWGWGDAGTLYFTIPVTALATGDFRKAVAQVRCC, from the coding sequence ATGCCAGGGTTCATCCGCGGGCAAGGGGCCCGCCGTCGAGATCTCCCATCTCAACCTCCGTTCGGCCTCCGCTATCTTGAGTCCGAGGGCAGTCACTGCACCTTTGGCCGGCCGGACACCGCGTACACGCTCACGGTCTCGCCCCGCGACGCCGACCATCCCTCAGTCCATCTGCTCCAGCCTGCCGAGGACACCGAACTCGGATGGGGTTGGGGGGACGCCGGAACGCTGTACTTCACGATCCCGGTCACGGCACTCGCGACCGGCGACTTCCGCAAGGCCGTGGCACAGGTCCGCTGCTGTTGA
- a CDS encoding class I adenylate-forming enzyme family protein, with amino-acid sequence MPHTDPSRPLAPAPADDPAAHARARARIEGSLTARGAPFAVVRAEHGPLVYANGPRTLREFVEATWAFGDQPFLLSGERAWSYGEFFAAASALARRFTEAYGLRPGDRAVVAMRNHPEWQVAFWAVQLAGLVAVPLNAWWTAAEYAYALDDCEPRVLLVDGEQLPKVAAWGTKAGAHVVVFHDDAAGGALPAGAERYADLPEPDPMEAPPEVEIRPEDDATIIYTSGTTGRPKGAVATHLAQAGAALNPRYQAAVSALARGVVPGQGPAPVTLMSFPFFHVAAFTSLYSAMAAGGTLVLMPKWDADEALRLIRRHEVTHFAGVPATALQLLAAAEDAGDGLDSLKGLNTGGAAAPPDLVARLTARYGERIEPRNGYGLTETSGGVLANFGALYRAHPDCVGTPTPVTEVRIAGPAGEPVADGAAGELWLRGQSLVRGYWRDEAATAGAFSGGWFRTGDLAVVRGGLVAVVDRITDMVVRGGENVYCVEVEAVLHDHPDVEDAAVLGVPHPVLGEEVVAVVRPRPGAAVTADALRAHVGRSLAPFKVPARVLVSREPLPRNATGKILKRRLRELRALGGVGEEQA; translated from the coding sequence GTGCCGCACACCGATCCGAGCCGTCCCCTTGCTCCCGCTCCCGCCGACGATCCCGCAGCCCACGCCCGTGCCCGCGCCCGTATCGAGGGTTCCCTGACCGCTCGCGGGGCTCCTTTCGCCGTGGTCCGTGCCGAGCACGGGCCTCTCGTCTACGCCAACGGGCCCCGCACGCTGAGGGAGTTCGTGGAGGCCACCTGGGCGTTCGGCGATCAGCCGTTCCTGCTCTCGGGTGAACGGGCTTGGTCGTACGGTGAGTTCTTCGCCGCCGCCTCCGCGCTGGCGCGGCGGTTCACCGAGGCGTACGGGCTGCGCCCTGGTGACCGTGCCGTGGTGGCCATGCGCAATCACCCCGAGTGGCAGGTGGCTTTCTGGGCGGTGCAGTTGGCGGGTCTCGTCGCCGTACCGCTCAACGCGTGGTGGACCGCGGCCGAGTACGCCTACGCCCTCGACGACTGTGAGCCGCGCGTCCTGCTCGTCGACGGGGAGCAGCTGCCGAAGGTGGCCGCCTGGGGCACGAAGGCCGGGGCGCATGTCGTCGTCTTCCATGACGACGCCGCGGGCGGTGCACTGCCCGCGGGAGCCGAGCGGTACGCGGATCTGCCGGAGCCCGATCCGATGGAGGCGCCTCCCGAGGTGGAGATCCGGCCCGAGGACGATGCCACGATCATCTACACCTCCGGCACCACCGGCCGTCCCAAGGGTGCCGTGGCCACCCACCTCGCGCAGGCCGGTGCCGCTCTCAACCCGCGGTACCAGGCGGCGGTCTCCGCGCTCGCCCGGGGAGTCGTCCCGGGCCAGGGGCCCGCGCCGGTGACGCTGATGTCCTTTCCCTTCTTCCACGTCGCCGCGTTCACCAGCCTCTATTCGGCGATGGCGGCGGGAGGCACGCTCGTGCTGATGCCGAAGTGGGACGCCGACGAGGCCCTGCGGCTGATCCGCAGGCACGAGGTCACGCACTTCGCGGGGGTCCCGGCCACCGCGCTCCAGCTGCTCGCGGCGGCCGAGGACGCGGGTGACGGCCTGGACAGCCTGAAAGGGCTGAACACCGGCGGGGCCGCGGCGCCGCCCGATCTGGTCGCCCGGCTGACGGCGCGGTACGGCGAGCGGATCGAGCCGCGCAACGGGTACGGCCTGACCGAGACCAGCGGTGGTGTGCTGGCCAACTTCGGCGCCCTTTATCGCGCGCATCCCGACTGTGTCGGCACCCCCACACCGGTCACCGAGGTGCGGATCGCGGGCCCTGCGGGGGAGCCGGTCGCCGACGGTGCGGCCGGGGAACTGTGGCTTCGGGGCCAGTCACTCGTCCGCGGATACTGGCGCGACGAGGCGGCGACGGCCGGGGCGTTCTCCGGCGGCTGGTTCCGTACCGGTGATCTCGCTGTCGTACGCGGAGGGCTGGTGGCCGTCGTCGACCGCATCACGGACATGGTCGTCAGGGGCGGGGAGAACGTCTACTGCGTGGAGGTCGAGGCCGTCCTGCACGATCACCCCGACGTCGAGGACGCGGCGGTGCTCGGGGTACCGCATCCGGTGCTGGGTGAGGAGGTGGTGGCGGTCGTCAGGCCGCGGCCCGGCGCCGCGGTGACGGCGGACGCCCTGCGGGCGCACGTGGGCCGGAGCCTGGCCCCGTTCAAGGTGCCTGCCCGTGTGCTGGTGTCGCGGGAGCCGCTGCCCCGGAACGCGACGGGCAAGATCCTCAAGCGCCGGCTGCGCGAGCTGCGCGCTCTGGGCGGAGTGGGCGAGGAGCAAGCCTGA
- a CDS encoding M6 family metalloprotease domain-containing protein: protein MQQSRHRIRAWRRPLALAGATALVIATMASASSTLPIASRASAGPVAAPRGPGLAPCRISTTMGVQMSEGIPTPAGYARSTGRIKALNLMIDFPDAQATEPAADRLAEFFPQTSEWFSTSSYGRLTYLPEAPVTDWLRMPLPFAEYGIERGSPYEPGYRELVKDLVSVADPKVNFSAYNLVNILVTPNAGPSALDTVLSVTFSGNDDAPFADGVPLANTSFVYSRQDDGSGSYPETGYRVLPHENGHVFGLPDLYTMEGGGSVGHWDIMSEDWGANNDLLGWHKWKLGWLDNDQVSCASMSGTSEHTLGPLATAGGPKLAFVPLTAQSGWAVEVRTPEGNDEAVCRPGVLIYKVSSDVDTGQGPVSVADSTEDSGGCTRRPNVHAELSDAPFEPGETFTDRANNIRISVVAKDGDGNYRIRITRP, encoded by the coding sequence ATGCAGCAGTCCCGCCACCGGATACGCGCCTGGCGCCGGCCTCTCGCGCTCGCCGGAGCGACGGCGCTGGTGATCGCGACGATGGCATCGGCCAGCTCCACCCTCCCCATCGCCAGCCGCGCCTCCGCGGGGCCGGTGGCCGCGCCGCGGGGCCCCGGTCTGGCACCGTGCCGAATATCCACGACCATGGGCGTACAGATGTCGGAGGGCATACCGACACCGGCAGGCTACGCACGTTCCACGGGCCGGATCAAAGCCCTGAACCTGATGATCGACTTCCCCGACGCGCAGGCGACGGAGCCCGCCGCGGACCGGCTGGCCGAGTTCTTCCCCCAGACCAGCGAATGGTTCAGCACCAGCTCCTACGGCCGCCTGACCTACCTCCCCGAAGCACCCGTGACCGACTGGCTGCGGATGCCGCTGCCGTTCGCCGAATACGGCATCGAGCGGGGATCACCCTACGAACCGGGATACCGCGAACTCGTCAAGGACCTCGTGAGTGTCGCCGACCCGAAGGTCAACTTCTCGGCGTACAACCTGGTCAACATACTGGTCACCCCGAACGCCGGTCCCTCGGCCCTGGACACCGTCCTGTCGGTGACCTTCTCCGGCAACGACGACGCGCCCTTCGCCGACGGAGTCCCGCTCGCCAACACGTCCTTCGTGTACAGCCGCCAGGACGACGGTTCGGGGTCGTACCCGGAGACCGGCTACCGGGTCCTGCCCCATGAGAACGGCCATGTCTTCGGGCTGCCCGACCTCTACACGATGGAGGGCGGGGGCTCCGTGGGGCACTGGGACATCATGTCCGAGGACTGGGGTGCCAACAACGACCTGCTGGGCTGGCACAAGTGGAAACTCGGCTGGCTGGACAACGACCAGGTCAGCTGCGCCTCCATGTCGGGAACCAGTGAGCACACACTCGGACCGCTGGCCACGGCGGGCGGCCCCAAACTTGCCTTCGTACCGCTGACCGCGCAGTCCGGTTGGGCGGTGGAGGTGAGGACCCCGGAAGGCAACGACGAGGCGGTCTGCCGGCCCGGCGTACTCATCTACAAGGTGAGTTCCGACGTGGACACCGGCCAGGGCCCCGTGTCGGTCGCCGACAGCACCGAGGACAGCGGCGGCTGCACCCGACGCCCCAACGTGCACGCCGAGCTCTCCGACGCCCCGTTCGAACCGGGCGAGACGTTCACCGACCGGGCCAACAACATAAGGATCTCCGTGGTCGCGAAGGACGGGGACGGGAACTACCGGATACGGATCACCCGGCCCTGA